In the Streptomyces sp. BHT-5-2 genome, one interval contains:
- a CDS encoding glucose-1-phosphate thymidylyltransferase: MKALVLAGGAGTRLRPITHTSAKQLVPVANKPVLFYGLEAIAAAGITDVGVIVGDTAGDIRKAVGDGSRFGLQITYIPQDRPGGLAHAVLVARAFLADQDFLMYLGDTFVDGGVPELVDAFRRERPDAMLLLARVEDPSAFGVAVVDDRTGRVHGLEEKPAVPKSDQAIAGVYAFTPAIHRAVDSIVPSARGELEITGAIQWLIDEGRQVGSLPVRGFWKDTGNIFDILEANRLALEGLQPCIDGAVDAESQIVGRVHIEAGATVCRSRIVGPAVIGRDAAVIDSYVGPYTSLAEQSSVVGSGIEYSIMLRGASLEGVHRIEGSLIGHEVEVRPAPRMPAAHRLFLGDHSKVQISS; this comes from the coding sequence ATGAAAGCACTGGTCCTGGCGGGCGGCGCAGGCACACGCCTGAGGCCGATCACCCACACATCCGCCAAACAGCTCGTTCCCGTGGCCAACAAACCGGTTCTTTTCTACGGTCTCGAAGCAATCGCCGCGGCCGGCATCACGGATGTCGGCGTCATCGTCGGCGACACCGCCGGGGACATCCGCAAGGCGGTGGGTGACGGTTCGCGGTTCGGGCTGCAGATCACCTACATCCCCCAGGACCGCCCCGGGGGCCTGGCACACGCGGTGCTGGTGGCCCGTGCCTTCCTCGCCGACCAGGACTTCCTGATGTACCTCGGTGACACCTTTGTCGACGGTGGTGTCCCCGAACTCGTCGACGCCTTCCGCCGGGAACGCCCCGACGCCATGCTGCTGCTCGCGCGCGTGGAGGACCCCAGCGCCTTCGGCGTGGCCGTGGTCGACGACCGGACCGGGCGGGTCCACGGACTGGAGGAGAAACCGGCCGTCCCCAAGAGCGACCAGGCGATCGCTGGCGTCTACGCTTTCACGCCGGCCATTCACCGGGCGGTCGACTCGATCGTCCCGTCGGCACGGGGCGAGCTGGAGATCACCGGGGCCATCCAGTGGCTGATCGACGAAGGCCGGCAGGTCGGCTCGCTACCGGTCCGCGGTTTCTGGAAGGACACCGGCAACATCTTCGACATCCTGGAGGCCAACCGCCTTGCCCTGGAGGGCCTTCAGCCGTGCATCGACGGTGCGGTCGACGCCGAGAGCCAGATCGTCGGCCGGGTACACATCGAGGCTGGCGCGACGGTGTGCCGCTCCCGGATCGTGGGCCCGGCCGTGATCGGCCGTGACGCCGCGGTCATCGACTCCTACGTCGGTCCGTACACCAGCCTCGCGGAGCAGAGCAGTGTCGTCGGCAGCGGCATCGAATACTCGATCATGCTGAGGGGCGCCTCGCTGGAAGGGGTACACCGCATCGAAGGATCCCTCATCGGACACGAGGTCGAGGTCAGACCGGCGCCCCGGATGCCCGCAGCCCACCGTCTCTTCCTCGGCGACCACAGCAAGGTGCAGATCTCCTCATGA
- a CDS encoding ketoacyl-ACP synthase III family protein: MHWKQELYVAAVGTALASPASAESDVAAGRMTAERRAQLDYVSVRVSSDEAAADLAVRAGRAAVRQSGLDPQDIRLVLHSRLWFQGLDMWVAASYVAAGAVGAHPVAFDVQQRSNPRLGTLEMAAACLTAGPSAVTTALLTTGDRFAAPAIDRWNSQEVCAYGEGETALLLSSRARFARLLATVTLADNTLGPAGRGNELFADAPGGKVPVPLLQRAEDYASSPASDGSDDRLLSRSADSALADADTSVDDHACAVLPATHRGNGRYEFHHLLGLPEERTTWDFGRRTGHLGTGDQFGGLAHLLEEGNLAPGGRVLPYAGGAGYTCTAAVIEMTGTVRAPWEWQV; the protein is encoded by the coding sequence ATGCACTGGAAGCAGGAGTTGTACGTGGCCGCGGTCGGTACGGCGCTTGCGTCCCCGGCCTCCGCGGAGTCCGACGTGGCGGCCGGCCGCATGACGGCCGAGCGCCGGGCCCAGCTCGACTACGTCTCGGTACGCGTCTCATCCGATGAAGCGGCGGCCGACCTCGCGGTCCGCGCGGGGCGGGCGGCAGTACGCCAATCCGGCCTGGATCCCCAGGACATCCGCCTAGTGCTGCACAGCAGACTGTGGTTCCAGGGCCTGGACATGTGGGTCGCGGCCAGTTATGTGGCGGCCGGCGCGGTCGGCGCCCACCCCGTTGCCTTCGACGTCCAGCAGCGGTCCAACCCCCGTCTCGGCACCCTGGAGATGGCCGCGGCATGTCTCACCGCAGGCCCTTCGGCAGTCACTACAGCGCTGCTCACCACCGGCGACCGGTTCGCCGCTCCCGCCATCGACCGATGGAACTCCCAGGAGGTGTGCGCCTACGGCGAGGGCGAAACGGCACTGCTGTTGTCGAGCCGCGCGAGGTTCGCGCGCCTCCTGGCCACGGTGACCCTCGCCGACAACACACTGGGGCCGGCCGGCCGGGGCAACGAACTGTTCGCCGACGCACCCGGCGGCAAGGTCCCCGTTCCCCTGCTCCAGCGGGCCGAGGACTACGCCTCGTCGCCCGCCTCCGACGGTTCGGACGACCGGCTGCTGAGCCGTAGTGCCGACAGTGCGTTGGCGGACGCGGACACGTCCGTGGACGACCACGCCTGTGCGGTACTGCCGGCCACCCACCGGGGGAACGGCCGTTATGAGTTCCACCACCTGCTCGGCCTGCCCGAGGAGCGCACGACCTGGGACTTCGGCCGGCGCACCGGACACCTGGGAACGGGGGACCAGTTCGGGGGCCTGGCCCACCTCCTGGAGGAGGGGAATCTCGCGCCGGGGGGTCGGGTACTGCCCTACGCTGGTGGAGCCGGTTACACCTGCACCGCTGCCGTCATCGAAATGACCGGGACGGTCCGGGCACCGTGGGAGTGGCAGGTATGA
- a CDS encoding class I SAM-dependent methyltransferase, which translates to MNAISSSGQEIRDYYFQAYENTDPSEQQWTTATAAPELVELVRSGALPQGGSVLDIGCGVGSESVYLAGAGFDVTAVDIAPRAVERGRALAEVYGYTVDWHVADVLELPFEDRQFDAVTDRGCFHCLRAPERARFAEGIARVLRPNGLYVLRCVSSQRLGQLEADAASHFVRTFGVSSTDLWEAFGSQFQVEHMELGSAAPDKDAATPYGWYCLWRRRAE; encoded by the coding sequence ATGAACGCCATCAGCAGCTCCGGGCAGGAAATTCGTGACTACTATTTCCAGGCTTACGAAAACACGGACCCGTCCGAACAGCAGTGGACAACGGCTACGGCCGCTCCGGAACTCGTGGAGTTGGTGCGGTCCGGCGCCCTCCCGCAGGGCGGCTCCGTACTGGACATAGGGTGCGGCGTCGGTTCGGAATCGGTGTACCTCGCCGGCGCGGGCTTCGACGTGACTGCCGTCGATATCGCGCCGCGGGCCGTCGAGCGTGGCCGGGCGCTCGCCGAGGTGTACGGGTACACCGTTGACTGGCACGTCGCCGACGTCCTAGAACTCCCCTTTGAAGACCGCCAGTTCGACGCCGTAACCGACCGAGGCTGCTTCCACTGCCTGCGCGCGCCCGAGCGTGCACGGTTCGCGGAGGGCATCGCGCGGGTGCTGCGCCCCAATGGCCTCTACGTCCTGCGCTGCGTCTCCAGCCAGCGCCTCGGGCAGCTGGAGGCGGACGCGGCGAGTCACTTCGTGCGGACGTTCGGGGTCTCCAGCACCGACCTGTGGGAAGCCTTCGGCTCCCAATTTCAGGTGGAGCACATGGAGCTCGGCAGTGCGGCTCCGGACAAGGACGCCGCCACACCCTACGGCTGGTACTGCCTGTGGCGCCGTCGCGCCGAGTGA
- a CDS encoding cytochrome P450, producing the protein MSEAETDAPETDVAFLPTRRRCPLDPPEEYRRIRKEGAPCRVKLPGGQEGWLVTRYADVRAVLADTRLSSRTHGVAPAEGDGPAWIPPGMFILMDPPEHTRYRRLLNEGFSARRIRKLKPRIEQIVEDRLAAMERLGDGPVDLVREFALPIPSLVVCELLGVPYEDVAEFQRTSSTLLSLEGDAEVDAARDAVCQFIHRLVVAKRDRPADDLLSELITAGGTQPPLTDEELVGMGTLLLVAGHESTASMLSLGVLTLLEHPKWLAALQADPDGAERVVDELLRYLTVFQFGLFRTAQEDMELSGAAIRKGETVVASLAPANRDADRFPDPDVFDPARRRGRHLAFGHGVHQCVGLQFARVELAVALGALVRRFPKLALAAPAERLRFREDAVVYGVEELPVRW; encoded by the coding sequence GTGTCTGAGGCCGAAACGGATGCACCGGAAACGGACGTGGCATTCCTGCCGACCAGGCGGCGTTGCCCGCTGGATCCACCCGAGGAGTACCGCCGCATCCGCAAGGAGGGTGCGCCGTGCCGGGTGAAACTACCAGGGGGCCAGGAAGGCTGGCTGGTCACGCGGTACGCCGATGTGCGCGCGGTCCTGGCGGATACGCGGCTGAGTTCGCGTACGCACGGGGTGGCGCCAGCGGAGGGTGATGGGCCCGCCTGGATACCTCCCGGCATGTTCATCCTGATGGATCCCCCGGAGCACACCCGCTACCGCCGGCTACTGAACGAGGGGTTCTCCGCGCGCCGTATCCGGAAGCTGAAGCCGAGGATCGAGCAGATCGTCGAGGACCGTCTAGCGGCGATGGAGCGCCTGGGCGACGGTCCGGTGGACCTGGTCCGCGAGTTCGCGCTGCCGATTCCGTCCCTTGTCGTCTGCGAGCTGCTGGGAGTGCCGTACGAGGATGTCGCCGAATTCCAGCGCACGTCGTCGACGCTGCTGTCGCTGGAGGGCGATGCCGAGGTCGATGCGGCGCGGGACGCGGTGTGCCAGTTCATCCACCGCCTCGTGGTCGCCAAGCGCGACCGGCCGGCGGATGACCTCCTCAGCGAGCTGATCACGGCGGGCGGGACACAGCCGCCGTTGACCGACGAGGAACTGGTCGGCATGGGCACGCTGCTGCTGGTGGCCGGGCACGAGAGCACGGCGAGCATGCTGTCGCTCGGCGTGCTGACCCTGCTGGAGCACCCAAAGTGGCTCGCCGCACTGCAGGCCGATCCGGACGGTGCCGAACGCGTCGTTGACGAACTCCTGCGATATCTGACGGTATTTCAGTTCGGGCTGTTCCGCACCGCTCAGGAGGACATGGAGCTTTCGGGCGCGGCGATCCGGAAGGGGGAGACGGTGGTGGCCTCCCTGGCGCCGGCCAACCGCGACGCCGACCGGTTCCCCGACCCGGACGTTTTCGATCCGGCGCGGCGGCGCGGGAGGCACCTCGCCTTCGGCCACGGGGTGCATCAATGCGTCGGCCTGCAGTTCGCCAGGGTCGAACTCGCCGTCGCCCTAGGCGCGTTGGTCCGGCGATTCCCGAAGCTGGCCCTTGCCGCTCCCGCGGAGCGGCTGCGGTTCCGCGAGGACGCCGTCGTGTACGGCGTGGAAGAGCTGCCGGTCAGGTGGTGA
- a CDS encoding SDR family oxidoreductase — MILVVGATGNVGRALVPELVQRGVPVRALSRQPDALLGLDGVQPVAGDLDLPDSLEAALRGVDSVFVATRASRMPDHVAGLVTAAEQAGVRRLVLLSSLSVEGEPLETIGRWHAAGERIVRESRLSWTFLRAGAFASNALEWADGIRTDGVVRALYGNVVTAPVAPEDLAEVAARALTEPRHEGRVLRVTGAQRISAAEQARLIGGALGRPLRFEEVPQETALRYFAWCGPDAAATLDALRDSQAPWSQAGNAVRELTGRPALSFEDWLADHVDDFR, encoded by the coding sequence ATGATTCTGGTAGTGGGAGCCACGGGGAACGTCGGCCGGGCGCTGGTCCCGGAGCTGGTGCAGCGCGGTGTGCCGGTCCGCGCGCTGAGCAGGCAACCGGATGCGCTGCTGGGCCTCGACGGCGTGCAGCCGGTCGCGGGGGACCTGGATTTGCCCGATTCACTGGAGGCCGCGCTGCGGGGGGTGGATAGCGTCTTCGTGGCGACCCGGGCCTCCCGGATGCCCGATCACGTGGCCGGACTCGTCACTGCGGCCGAACAGGCCGGCGTCCGGCGGCTGGTGCTGCTGTCCTCGCTGAGCGTGGAAGGCGAGCCGCTCGAGACCATCGGGCGCTGGCACGCCGCCGGCGAGCGGATAGTGCGGGAGAGCCGGCTGTCCTGGACGTTCTTGCGTGCAGGTGCCTTCGCGTCGAATGCTCTGGAGTGGGCGGATGGCATCCGGACCGACGGTGTGGTCCGGGCCCTGTACGGCAATGTCGTCACGGCACCCGTAGCCCCGGAAGACCTTGCCGAGGTGGCCGCGCGCGCCCTGACGGAGCCCCGCCACGAAGGCCGGGTGCTCCGCGTCACCGGCGCCCAACGGATCAGTGCCGCGGAACAGGCCCGGCTCATCGGCGGGGCGCTCGGCCGTCCGCTGCGCTTCGAGGAGGTACCGCAGGAGACGGCACTGCGGTACTTCGCGTGGTGCGGTCCCGATGCCGCGGCCACACTGGACGCACTGAGGGACAGTCAGGCACCGTGGTCACAGGCCGGGAACGCCGTACGGGAACTGACCGGTCGTCCCGCGCTCAGCTTCGAGGACTGGCTGGCGGACCACGTCGACGACTTCCGGTGA
- a CDS encoding MarR family winged helix-turn-helix transcriptional regulator has protein sequence MPLRDELHADLEQAALPHLVSLAGHVVSRKWDRLASRQHGVSAAGVNVLLVLTRGEATHRGIARRCWVHPSTLTGVVDTLERDGLVSRHRSEQDRRQVQLTLTPQGEKTIRDIGEEIRAEFPPTDIEQDEASVAIVRAFLIELITKNYREEQGR, from the coding sequence ATGCCACTCCGCGACGAACTCCACGCCGACCTTGAGCAAGCGGCACTGCCACACCTGGTCTCCCTCGCCGGACACGTGGTCAGTCGCAAATGGGACCGCCTGGCCAGCCGTCAGCACGGCGTCTCCGCAGCCGGGGTGAACGTCCTGCTCGTCCTCACCCGGGGCGAGGCGACGCATCGGGGAATCGCCCGCCGCTGCTGGGTGCACCCGTCGACCCTCACCGGAGTCGTGGACACCCTGGAACGGGACGGACTCGTCAGCCGTCACCGCTCGGAGCAGGACCGGCGCCAGGTGCAGCTGACGCTGACCCCGCAGGGCGAGAAGACCATAAGAGACATCGGCGAGGAGATCCGCGCCGAATTCCCGCCGACCGACATCGAGCAGGACGAAGCGTCGGTAGCCATCGTGCGTGCCTTTCTGATCGAACTGATCACGAAGAACTACAGGGAGGAGCAGGGCCGTTGA
- a CDS encoding ABC transporter ATP-binding protein: protein MTQELRVPPQTAAAAPARAAVEVRDLVKKYPKRAVNAVDGLSFTVAPGEVFGLLGPNGAGKSTTLGILTTRIVPTSGAVFIGGVDVSSSSVEARCRLGVVPQHNNLDRSLSARHNLLFHAAYHGVPRKVRLARADELLDVFGLGDRAEDRVDSFSGGMVQRLMIARALIHEPEVLFLDEPSTGLDPQARLFVWDRVEELRSRGVTIVLTTHDMEEAAELSDRVAIVDHGRILALNTPEELARTLGGQAVLDITVNVPQNGIPDGLLTSLCDLDSVQRVECTDASATATDLRLYTTQDPAAVLVPVTRMLADSGTPLSGVRVGRPTLEDVFIQLTGRGLR from the coding sequence TTGACCCAAGAACTCCGCGTCCCACCACAGACAGCGGCAGCCGCCCCGGCGCGCGCCGCGGTCGAGGTGCGCGACCTGGTGAAGAAGTACCCGAAACGCGCCGTCAACGCAGTCGACGGACTGTCGTTCACCGTGGCGCCCGGAGAGGTGTTCGGCCTGCTCGGCCCGAACGGCGCAGGAAAGAGCACGACGCTGGGCATACTGACGACCCGGATCGTCCCCACGAGCGGCGCGGTGTTCATCGGCGGCGTCGACGTATCCTCGTCGTCCGTCGAGGCGCGCTGCCGACTCGGCGTCGTACCGCAACATAACAACCTCGACCGCTCGCTCTCCGCCCGGCACAACCTCCTCTTCCACGCGGCGTACCACGGTGTGCCCCGTAAGGTGCGCCTCGCGCGCGCCGATGAGCTGCTGGACGTGTTCGGGCTCGGCGACCGGGCGGAGGACCGCGTCGACTCGTTCTCCGGCGGCATGGTGCAGCGCCTGATGATCGCCCGTGCCCTCATCCACGAACCCGAGGTTCTCTTCCTTGACGAACCGTCCACCGGGCTCGACCCGCAGGCCCGCCTCTTCGTCTGGGACCGTGTCGAGGAACTGCGCAGCCGGGGCGTGACCATCGTGCTGACCACGCATGACATGGAGGAAGCCGCGGAACTGTCCGACCGGGTCGCCATCGTGGACCACGGCAGGATCCTCGCCCTGAACACACCCGAGGAGCTCGCCCGCACCCTGGGCGGCCAAGCCGTCCTGGACATCACGGTGAACGTCCCCCAGAACGGCATCCCCGACGGTCTTCTGACCAGCCTCTGCGACCTGGACAGCGTGCAGCGCGTCGAATGCACGGACGCCTCCGCCACCGCCACGGATCTGCGCCTGTACACCACACAGGACCCTGCCGCGGTGCTCGTCCCGGTGACCCGGATGCTGGCCGACAGCGGAACGCCGCTGTCCGGCGTCCGCGTCGGCAGGCCCACCCTTGAGGACGTCTTCATTCAGCTCACCGGAAGGGGACTGCGATGA
- a CDS encoding ABC transporter permease, which translates to MTAVHPAAVPAGRKSPRAGTVFLAVLSRDVFVTTRRELGVFLSQVTVQPLFMLFVFVKVLSGMSYVGKDFGDVLLPGVISMAGFVAAFQTVALPLIMEFGYTKEIEDRLLAPIPLRLLAVEKMVMATLRAVFAALLMYPLSALVAGSAPWRAAGLPWMLLCLVLGGWAGGAIGLILGTALPPQRVNIMFALILTPLMFTGGIQYPWPSLDGMRWFQVVTALNPMTYQSEGLRAALVPSVDHIPLSVSLGVLLVMDIALTALGIRGFRRRALG; encoded by the coding sequence ATGACCGCCGTGCACCCCGCAGCGGTACCGGCCGGCCGCAAGAGCCCGCGGGCAGGCACGGTCTTCCTGGCCGTGCTCAGTCGCGATGTATTCGTCACCACTCGCCGGGAACTGGGCGTGTTCCTCAGCCAGGTCACAGTGCAGCCGCTGTTCATGCTGTTCGTGTTCGTCAAGGTCCTGAGTGGCATGAGCTACGTCGGCAAGGACTTTGGCGATGTGCTGCTGCCCGGGGTCATCTCCATGGCCGGCTTCGTCGCCGCCTTCCAGACGGTTGCCCTCCCTCTCATCATGGAGTTCGGCTACACGAAGGAGATCGAGGACCGGCTGCTGGCACCCATCCCGCTCCGCCTGCTGGCGGTGGAGAAGATGGTGATGGCAACGCTCCGTGCCGTGTTCGCCGCTCTCCTCATGTATCCGCTCAGCGCGCTGGTCGCCGGCTCCGCTCCCTGGCGGGCGGCCGGCCTGCCTTGGATGCTGCTCTGCCTCGTGCTCGGCGGCTGGGCCGGCGGAGCCATCGGCCTGATCCTGGGCACCGCGCTCCCACCGCAGCGGGTGAACATCATGTTCGCCTTGATCCTCACGCCGCTCATGTTCACCGGAGGGATCCAGTACCCATGGCCGTCGCTGGACGGCATGCGGTGGTTCCAGGTGGTGACGGCGCTCAATCCCATGACGTACCAGAGCGAAGGACTGCGCGCCGCTCTCGTGCCGTCCGTCGACCACATCCCGCTCAGTGTGAGCCTGGGTGTTCTGCTGGTCATGGACATCGCCCTGACGGCCCTGGGGATCCGGGGGTTCCGGCGGCGCGCCCTGGGCTGA
- a CDS encoding glycosyltransferase — protein sequence MRVLFAVSAWPGHYDPMVPLGRALERSGHCVRVLCDASQAAALARAGLRAVPVLSSMDMLVKARLGNLLSAYEGAWPYASPPLHPDTGEPLADPERFDFPQWWGATEPALTELHRASTDATADFVRDWVPDVVVHDLLSAEGPFAARLTGVPAVMHLWGPVGPADRWGPIGCAPERRSRDFLPRDLSGAFARHGLHGTGGAVGDSARRAVVIDPCPEPLAQAAVPGVLRLPARYAPYNGPGDVNDLPARSARPRICVVWGRSVYRAFGPDSLRVPAVLQAADELGVEVLLLIGRQELAHCGELPPSVIPLVGAPLHRVLDGCAAVVHYSGGGSAMTAVAAGVPQLCLPCGFDQPLIAERLVAAGIAVAVENHAATVDSVRAALETLLSQASYRAAALRLRQRNDALPPPESLVAQLAGLAPDAGHPAPGSPRPTP from the coding sequence GTGCGCGTACTCTTCGCCGTCTCGGCCTGGCCGGGACACTACGATCCCATGGTCCCGCTGGGGCGGGCCCTGGAGCGGTCCGGGCACTGCGTCCGGGTCCTGTGCGACGCGTCGCAGGCTGCCGCGCTCGCCCGAGCGGGTCTGCGGGCTGTCCCCGTCCTCTCCTCGATGGACATGCTCGTCAAGGCCCGCTTGGGCAACCTGCTCAGCGCGTACGAAGGTGCCTGGCCGTACGCGTCGCCGCCGCTGCACCCCGACACCGGGGAGCCCCTTGCGGACCCCGAGCGGTTCGACTTCCCCCAGTGGTGGGGCGCGACCGAGCCCGCCCTGACCGAGCTGCACCGGGCGAGTACCGACGCGACGGCGGACTTCGTCCGGGACTGGGTCCCGGACGTGGTCGTCCACGATCTACTGAGCGCGGAGGGGCCGTTCGCAGCGCGCCTCACAGGTGTGCCCGCCGTCATGCACCTGTGGGGCCCCGTCGGCCCTGCGGACCGGTGGGGCCCGATCGGTTGTGCTCCGGAGCGCCGCAGCCGGGACTTCCTTCCGCGGGACTTGAGCGGGGCGTTCGCCCGGCACGGCCTGCACGGGACCGGCGGCGCCGTCGGCGACTCGGCACGCCGGGCCGTCGTCATCGACCCCTGCCCCGAGCCGCTCGCCCAGGCTGCTGTGCCCGGCGTCCTCCGGCTCCCGGCTCGGTACGCGCCGTACAACGGGCCGGGGGACGTGAATGACCTGCCGGCCCGATCGGCCCGGCCACGTATCTGCGTGGTGTGGGGACGTTCGGTGTATCGCGCTTTCGGGCCGGACTCCCTGCGGGTGCCGGCCGTGCTGCAGGCGGCGGACGAACTGGGGGTGGAGGTGCTGCTGCTCATCGGCCGGCAGGAGTTGGCGCACTGCGGTGAACTGCCACCTTCCGTAATACCGTTGGTGGGTGCTCCGCTGCATCGCGTCCTCGACGGCTGTGCCGCCGTGGTCCATTACTCGGGTGGCGGCAGCGCAATGACCGCCGTGGCCGCCGGTGTCCCCCAGTTGTGCCTGCCGTGCGGCTTTGACCAGCCGCTGATCGCGGAGCGCCTCGTGGCGGCCGGAATCGCGGTCGCCGTGGAGAACCACGCCGCCACCGTGGACTCCGTACGCGCGGCGCTCGAGACGTTGCTCTCGCAGGCGTCTTACCGCGCCGCCGCGCTCAGGCTCCGACAGCGCAACGATGCCCTCCCGCCGCCCGAATCGCTCGTGGCGCAACTCGCCGGCCTGGCGCCGGACGCCGGCCACCCGGCGCCCGGCAGCCCGCGGCCCACGCCGTGA
- a CDS encoding TIGR03619 family F420-dependent LLM class oxidoreductase, with protein MRIGLALPQYGPFADALHLTRLACAAERAGFDSLWVGDRALVPVEPRSLYSTPEGPGPIPREYRAFLDPVSVLGAVAAVTERVRLGTNVLVAPWYPPVLLARTLASVDRLSGGRLDVGLGLGWSRDEYQAIGVPYEGRGERVEEVLDVLDALWAEDGPAQHKGRLWSVPPSHVELGPVQRPRPPVYLAAFHPSALARVGRRADGWLPADLPVPVLGHMWSAVRRAAAEAGRDPEALRMVLRTNPVLGPASAPRHPAGNTVESVAAYLRAGAEAGAEEALIDLQMTVRSPEEFLDVAGSLLDRLRAD; from the coding sequence ATGCGCATAGGCCTGGCGCTGCCGCAGTACGGACCGTTTGCCGATGCCCTCCACCTGACGCGACTGGCGTGTGCCGCCGAGCGGGCCGGATTCGACAGCCTCTGGGTGGGCGACCGGGCGTTGGTCCCGGTCGAACCGCGGAGCCTGTACTCGACTCCCGAGGGCCCCGGGCCCATACCGCGGGAGTACCGGGCCTTCCTCGACCCGGTCAGTGTCCTCGGAGCCGTGGCGGCGGTCACCGAGCGCGTCCGCCTGGGCACCAACGTCCTTGTCGCGCCCTGGTATCCGCCGGTTCTGCTTGCACGGACACTGGCTTCCGTGGACCGGCTCAGCGGCGGCCGGCTCGATGTGGGGCTCGGTCTGGGCTGGTCGCGGGATGAGTACCAGGCCATCGGAGTTCCCTACGAGGGCCGGGGCGAGCGGGTCGAGGAGGTCCTCGATGTCCTGGATGCGCTCTGGGCCGAGGACGGTCCGGCGCAGCACAAGGGGCGGCTGTGGAGCGTCCCGCCGTCCCACGTCGAGCTGGGGCCGGTGCAGCGTCCTCGCCCGCCCGTCTACCTGGCGGCCTTCCACCCGTCGGCGCTGGCGCGGGTGGGGCGGCGGGCCGACGGCTGGCTGCCGGCGGATCTGCCCGTTCCGGTGCTGGGACACATGTGGTCCGCGGTGCGGCGGGCTGCCGCCGAGGCCGGCCGTGATCCCGAGGCCCTTCGGATGGTCTTGCGGACCAACCCGGTGCTCGGACCCGCCTCCGCCCCGCGCCATCCGGCCGGGAACACCGTGGAGTCCGTGGCCGCATATCTGCGCGCCGGCGCCGAGGCGGGCGCGGAGGAGGCCCTCATCGATCTGCAGATGACCGTGAGGTCGCCCGAGGAGTTCCTGGACGTGGCCGGAAGTCTGCTCGATCGGCTGCGAGCCGACTGA
- a CDS encoding ester cyclase — MATTAKKLWDAVWTAVEAGSLDQLDELFASDAVFRTSTTEGTGSDYAKGVLTRHVAAYPDLRREVVSEVESADGSAIAVELFFAGTHSGALVHPNGQRIEPTGKKLRWRAVDKVEVRDGRIVSWSAVFDRLSLMQQLGLQP, encoded by the coding sequence ATGGCCACCACCGCGAAGAAACTGTGGGATGCGGTCTGGACAGCGGTGGAGGCGGGGAGCCTCGACCAGCTGGACGAACTCTTCGCATCCGACGCGGTGTTCCGTACCTCCACCACCGAAGGTACCGGCAGCGACTATGCGAAGGGTGTGCTCACCAGGCACGTTGCCGCCTATCCCGACCTCCGCCGCGAGGTGGTCTCCGAGGTGGAATCCGCCGACGGCTCCGCCATCGCCGTGGAGCTCTTCTTCGCCGGGACCCACAGCGGTGCGCTGGTCCACCCCAACGGGCAGCGGATTGAGCCGACGGGCAAGAAGCTGCGCTGGCGGGCCGTGGACAAGGTTGAGGTCCGAGACGGGCGGATCGTGAGCTGGAGTGCGGTTTTCGACCGGCTGAGCCTGATGCAGCAGCTCGGCCTGCAGCCCTGA